A genomic window from Ruminiclostridium cellulolyticum H10 includes:
- a CDS encoding spore coat protein: MQLASHEVNDLRELTTSCVNSITNMALFLNSVQDNELKSLIQKHLPYHIKDYNTKVEYLSRTSGAKTGLPIPPITNIIQNYTNSETNTLPVTPRTDLQELNDREIATSYLLTLKRAGREYAWAAMEASNPEIRMFLEDAFKMSSHHAYDIWQWMVQKGYYPLEAAPAETMEKLGNMYNTVEQGNLETIH, translated from the coding sequence ATGCAATTAGCATCTCATGAAGTAAATGATTTAAGAGAACTTACTACAAGTTGTGTAAATTCCATTACAAATATGGCTTTATTTCTAAACTCCGTTCAGGATAATGAACTAAAATCGTTAATTCAAAAGCATTTACCATACCATATTAAAGATTACAATACAAAGGTAGAGTACCTAAGCAGAACTTCCGGAGCAAAAACCGGCCTGCCTATTCCCCCCATAACAAATATTATCCAAAATTATACTAATTCTGAAACAAATACTCTTCCAGTTACTCCAAGAACCGATTTACAGGAACTAAATGACCGTGAGATTGCAACATCCTATCTTCTTACTCTGAAGCGTGCAGGTAGAGAATATGCCTGGGCAGCGATGGAAGCAAGTAATCCTGAAATCAGAATGTTCTTGGAAGATGCTTTTAAAATGAGCTCACACCATGCGTATGATATATGGCAATGGATGGTTCAAAAAGGCTACTATCCCCTGGAAGCTGCCCCGGCAGAAACCATGGAAAAGCTGGGAAATATGTATAACACAGTTGAACAAGGCAATTTAGAAACAATACACTGA
- a CDS encoding stage V sporulation protein S, translating into MEVLKVSANSQPKSVAGALAAVLRDNNYAEIQAVGAGAVNQAVKAIAITRGFVAPNGIDLVAVPAFAEVNIDGEERTAIKFYIQPR; encoded by the coding sequence ATGGAAGTACTAAAGGTTTCAGCTAATTCACAACCCAAATCAGTCGCTGGAGCATTGGCTGCAGTGTTACGGGACAACAATTATGCAGAGATTCAGGCAGTAGGAGCCGGAGCAGTAAATCAGGCAGTTAAGGCAATAGCGATAACAAGAGGTTTTGTAGCACCAAACGGAATTGACCTTGTGGCAGTTCCTGCATTTGCTGAAGTGAATATCGATGGAGAAGAAAGAACAGCTATTAAATTCTACATACAACCTCGATAA
- the fabF gene encoding beta-ketoacyl-ACP synthase II, translating into MKKRVVITGAGVVSSLGFGLDQFWGSIKEGKNGISEMTGIDVSEMSTKVGAEIKDFDPTLFIDKKEARRMDRYNQFAMAASKMAVENAKLDLDSLNKDKCGVIIGSGIGGIGTFEEQHSVLLNKGPGRVSPFFIPMMISNMASGRVAIQYGFMGFNECVVTACATSNNAIGDAFKVIQRGDADLMLTGGAEASLTAMSFAGFCNMGAMSKNPDPATASRPFDKDRDGFVMGEGAGILVLEELEHALNRGANILAEVVGYGCTCDAYHITAPHPEGLGGIKSMQMAINDAGIKPEEVNYVNAHGTSTPLNDPGEVHVVKTVFGSHADNLAMSSTKSMTGHLLGAAGAVEAIITAMAIHDSFLPPTINVQNQDPECDIDCVPNKGRQADINYALSNALGFGGHNATICLKKYE; encoded by the coding sequence ATGAAAAAACGAGTAGTTATAACAGGAGCAGGGGTAGTATCTTCACTTGGTTTTGGTTTGGATCAGTTTTGGGGTTCAATAAAAGAGGGAAAAAACGGAATTAGCGAAATGACCGGAATTGATGTTTCAGAGATGTCAACAAAGGTTGGTGCCGAGATAAAGGATTTTGATCCTACCTTATTTATTGATAAAAAAGAAGCCAGAAGAATGGACAGATACAATCAGTTCGCAATGGCTGCTTCTAAAATGGCGGTAGAAAATGCAAAGCTTGATTTGGATTCTTTGAATAAGGATAAATGCGGTGTTATTATAGGATCAGGTATAGGTGGAATAGGAACATTTGAAGAGCAGCACAGTGTTTTACTTAACAAAGGACCGGGAAGAGTCAGTCCGTTTTTCATACCGATGATGATTTCTAATATGGCTTCCGGCCGTGTAGCGATTCAATACGGATTTATGGGCTTTAACGAATGTGTTGTAACAGCTTGTGCAACTTCAAATAATGCAATTGGTGATGCATTCAAGGTAATACAGCGAGGAGATGCGGATTTAATGCTCACAGGTGGTGCTGAGGCATCCTTAACAGCTATGAGTTTTGCGGGGTTCTGTAATATGGGTGCAATGAGTAAAAATCCTGATCCTGCAACAGCCTCAAGACCATTTGATAAAGATAGAGACGGGTTTGTAATGGGTGAAGGTGCCGGAATTTTAGTGCTTGAGGAGTTAGAACATGCACTTAATAGAGGTGCGAACATACTGGCAGAAGTTGTCGGATACGGTTGTACCTGCGATGCTTACCACATAACTGCTCCTCATCCGGAAGGATTAGGAGGAATAAAGAGTATGCAGATGGCAATTAATGATGCAGGTATCAAGCCTGAGGAAGTTAATTACGTCAACGCTCATGGAACTTCTACCCCTTTAAATGATCCCGGTGAAGTACATGTTGTAAAAACAGTATTTGGCAGTCATGCCGATAATCTTGCAATGAGTTCAACCAAGTCAATGACAGGACACTTATTAGGTGCAGCAGGTGCAGTTGAAGCTATAATTACAGCAATGGCAATCCATGACAGCTTCCTGCCACCGACAATCAATGTTCAGAATCAGGACCCTGAATGTGATATTGATTGTGTACCAAACAAGGGAAGACAAGCTGACATTAATTATGCACTTTCAAATGCACTTGGTTTCGGCGGTCACAATGCAACAATCTGTTTAAAGAAATATGAATAA
- a CDS encoding elongator complex protein 3 has translation MKKHIVIPIFVPHKGCPFDCIFCNQKIISGQIHESSEEEIRSTIESHLETSGDAYVEIGFYGGSFTGISLSEQEWYLKIGYSYIKDGKVKQIRLSTRPDYINPTILDLLERYGVKTIELGVQSLDYDVLKCTNRGHGIEEVLNAAMMIKDRGFSLGIQTMIGLPGDTRAKAVATAKKVVELSPNIVRIYPTLVIKNTFLQKLYYDGRYQPLTIEEAVDISAELLDIYEKHRINVIRIGLQPTDNISESGEIVAGPFHPAFRQLVESRLALTRMRQYIIDYGLDKLSDIVIECNPKLVSNIIGQKRMNIHTLKNEFNFKNIRIMEKLNVEKFLIMAT, from the coding sequence ATTAAAAAGCATATAGTAATTCCCATATTTGTACCACATAAAGGTTGTCCCTTTGATTGTATTTTCTGTAATCAGAAAATTATAAGCGGGCAAATACATGAGTCCAGTGAAGAAGAGATTCGCAGTACTATTGAGAGCCATCTTGAAACCAGTGGTGATGCTTATGTTGAAATCGGTTTCTACGGCGGCAGCTTTACCGGCATTTCATTAAGTGAGCAGGAATGGTATCTCAAGATTGGATACAGTTACATTAAAGATGGAAAGGTAAAGCAGATAAGGCTTTCTACCAGACCTGACTATATAAATCCGACAATATTGGATTTGCTTGAAAGATACGGTGTAAAAACCATAGAATTAGGTGTTCAAAGTTTGGACTACGATGTATTAAAATGCACTAACAGGGGACATGGCATAGAAGAGGTACTAAATGCTGCAATGATGATTAAGGACAGAGGTTTTTCACTAGGTATTCAAACAATGATAGGTCTTCCCGGGGATACCAGGGCAAAAGCTGTTGCAACTGCTAAAAAGGTTGTGGAACTGTCTCCCAATATAGTAAGGATTTATCCTACACTTGTTATAAAGAATACTTTTTTACAAAAACTGTATTACGACGGGCGGTATCAACCACTGACAATCGAAGAGGCTGTGGATATTTCTGCTGAATTACTGGATATATATGAAAAACACAGAATCAATGTTATTAGGATAGGCCTACAGCCCACAGACAATATCAGTGAATCTGGAGAGATTGTAGCTGGGCCTTTTCATCCTGCTTTCAGACAACTTGTGGAATCAAGACTTGCTCTTACAAGAATGCGACAATATATAATAGATTACGGGCTGGATAAATTATCGGACATCGTTATTGAGTGTAATCCTAAATTAGTTTCAAATATTATAGGTCAAAAAAGAATGAATATCCATACCCTTAAAAACGAGTTTAATTTTAAAAATATACGGATTATGGAGAAGCTTAATGTCGAAAAATTCCTTATTATGGCAACCTGA
- a CDS encoding nitroreductase family protein, whose translation MIHEELYKTIFTRRSIRKYDMTPLPEQKLQEIKNFADNTKKLVPGIKCEICFLDKENVKNIFPIKAPHYISIYSEKKEGYLMNVGFMLQQVDLFLSANNLVSCWLGIAKPSKEVPTSNNDMEFVIMLAFGNTHEKLHRADTSEFKRKGISEITSITGADELLEAARLAPSASNSQPWYFSGDQNEIIISREKLSFLKAPIFNRINQIDMGIALCHLWLSIEHQGKTAYFDYTKSNAPKGYEFMLKVKVGGGKSC comes from the coding sequence ATGATTCACGAAGAACTGTATAAAACGATTTTTACCAGACGTTCTATTAGAAAATACGATATGACACCGCTGCCGGAACAAAAATTACAAGAAATCAAGAACTTTGCTGATAATACAAAAAAATTGGTACCGGGTATAAAGTGCGAAATTTGTTTTCTTGATAAAGAAAATGTAAAAAATATATTTCCTATAAAGGCACCCCATTATATTTCAATCTATTCCGAAAAAAAAGAGGGATATTTAATGAATGTGGGTTTTATGCTGCAGCAGGTAGATTTGTTTCTTTCAGCAAACAATTTAGTAAGCTGCTGGTTGGGTATAGCAAAGCCGTCAAAAGAAGTTCCGACTTCAAATAACGATATGGAATTTGTAATTATGCTTGCCTTCGGCAATACACATGAGAAGCTGCATAGGGCGGATACTTCGGAATTTAAACGGAAGGGCATTTCAGAAATAACATCAATTACCGGGGCAGACGAATTGCTGGAAGCGGCGAGACTTGCACCTTCAGCATCCAATTCTCAGCCTTGGTATTTCAGCGGAGACCAAAATGAAATAATTATTAGCCGTGAAAAGCTTAGTTTTTTGAAAGCTCCTATTTTTAATAGAATAAACCAGATCGATATGGGGATTGCTTTATGCCATTTATGGCTTTCAATTGAGCATCAGGGAAAAACAGCATATTTTGATTATACAAAGTCAAATGCCCCCAAAGGATATGAATTTATGTTAAAAGTTAAAGTTGGGGGTGGTAAATCATGTTAA
- the fabG gene encoding 3-oxoacyl-[acyl-carrier-protein] reductase, protein MQFKGQTAVITGSSRGIGKAIAEKLGKLGANVVLNGTTDKVLDTAKELEAMGIKVTAVVGDIRHAEDVKTLMNTAVNTFGGIDILINNAGITKDKPMAMMSEDDWDTVLDINLKGAFLCTKAAAKLMLKKKYGRIVNISSVAGNYGNPGQANYSASKAGLIGLTKTTAKEFAPRGIICNVVCPGAIVSDMTEILPDDLKKKYIEKIALGRFGTPEEVANVVAFFASEEAGYVTGQVIDIDGGLVM, encoded by the coding sequence ATGCAATTTAAAGGACAGACTGCTGTTATTACCGGATCTTCAAGAGGAATCGGAAAGGCCATTGCTGAAAAACTCGGGAAATTAGGAGCTAATGTCGTTCTAAACGGAACAACAGACAAGGTTCTGGATACAGCTAAAGAGCTGGAAGCTATGGGAATAAAGGTTACAGCAGTTGTAGGTGACATAAGGCATGCTGAAGATGTGAAGACCTTGATGAATACTGCGGTAAATACCTTTGGAGGTATTGATATCCTGATAAACAATGCAGGAATAACAAAGGATAAACCAATGGCGATGATGTCAGAGGACGATTGGGACACCGTACTTGACATTAATCTAAAAGGTGCATTCCTATGTACAAAAGCAGCAGCAAAACTGATGCTGAAAAAAAAGTACGGCCGGATAGTTAATATCTCGTCAGTTGCGGGTAATTACGGCAATCCTGGTCAGGCAAATTATTCAGCATCAAAAGCGGGGCTTATAGGTTTGACAAAAACCACCGCAAAGGAGTTTGCTCCCCGGGGAATTATCTGTAATGTAGTGTGTCCGGGTGCAATTGTCAGTGATATGACGGAAATATTACCAGATGATTTAAAAAAGAAGTATATAGAAAAGATAGCACTCGGAAGGTTCGGGACGCCTGAAGAAGTAGCTAATGTTGTGGCTTTTTTTGCTTCTGAAGAGGCTGGTTATGTTACGGGACAGGTTATAGATATTGACGGTGGATTAGTTATGTAA
- the acpP gene encoding acyl carrier protein yields MVFDKVKKLVVEQLGVEEGDITMESSFIDDLGADSLDIVELIMALEEEFGLEIPDSEAEKITTVKDVVEYINSNT; encoded by the coding sequence ATGGTTTTTGATAAAGTAAAAAAATTGGTTGTTGAGCAGTTAGGTGTTGAAGAAGGCGATATAACTATGGAATCTTCTTTCATAGATGATCTTGGAGCTGATTCTCTTGATATAGTAGAGCTTATAATGGCTCTAGAAGAGGAATTTGGTCTTGAGATACCTGATAGCGAAGCAGAGAAGATCACAACAGTTAAAGATGTTGTTGAATACATCAATAGTAATACTTAA
- a CDS encoding superoxide dismutase has product MNYNYAPIGQHQLPPLPYSYNALEPVISQRTLRIHHDKHHKAYVDGLNKTEVSLSDVRKRNDYEYIKYWENELAFNGSGHILHSIFWTVMAPPGMGGNPGTQTINHINNYFGNFSAFREQFTSAAEKVEGSGWAILIWQPAWGRLEILQAEKHQNRTQWGGIPVLVCDVWEHAYYLDYQNERKKFIDSWWGIVNWNEVENRLILASNGQLPLTTINSMRFKMS; this is encoded by the coding sequence ATGAACTACAACTATGCTCCGATAGGGCAGCACCAATTACCGCCTCTGCCATATTCCTACAATGCACTTGAACCTGTAATAAGTCAAAGAACATTAAGAATACACCATGATAAACACCATAAAGCCTATGTAGACGGACTAAATAAGACTGAAGTCAGTCTTTCAGATGTCAGAAAAAGGAATGATTATGAATACATAAAATACTGGGAAAATGAACTGGCATTTAATGGTTCAGGCCATATTCTGCATAGTATTTTCTGGACAGTTATGGCACCACCTGGTATGGGGGGAAATCCAGGTACGCAAACCATTAATCATATCAATAATTATTTCGGAAATTTTAGTGCCTTTAGGGAACAATTCACAAGTGCAGCTGAAAAAGTAGAAGGTTCAGGATGGGCTATTCTTATTTGGCAGCCTGCGTGGGGAAGACTTGAAATCCTTCAGGCCGAAAAGCATCAGAATCGTACTCAATGGGGAGGTATACCGGTTTTAGTTTGTGATGTATGGGAACACGCCTACTATCTGGACTACCAGAATGAACGTAAGAAGTTCATTGATTCCTGGTGGGGAATCGTAAACTGGAATGAGGTGGAAAACAGGCTGATTTTAGCCTCCAACGGTCAATTACCGTTGACTACAATAAATTCTATGAGATTTAAAATGTCATAA
- the rnc gene encoding ribonuclease III, with the protein MAEIRYDNRISELEDIIGYTFKNKDIIFAAVTHSSYANEKKSRKLKYNERLEFLGDSVLGLTISEYLFQKKPNLPEGELSVTRAKIVCENSLSQCATDIGLGKYLLLGKGEELSGGREKISLLSDAFEALIGALYIDGGFETAKSFIYRYMDKIIKSCIEGKLFYDYKTQLQELVQQNGEQQITYSVTDQFGPDHNKTFITEVKINGAIQGRGKGHSKKEAEQNAAKNALNNLKTN; encoded by the coding sequence ATGGCAGAAATTCGTTATGATAATAGAATATCTGAACTTGAAGATATTATAGGATACACTTTTAAAAATAAAGATATTATTTTTGCTGCTGTTACCCACAGCTCATATGCAAATGAAAAGAAGTCAAGGAAGTTGAAATATAATGAGAGACTTGAATTCCTTGGAGATTCGGTCCTAGGCCTTACAATAAGTGAATATTTATTCCAGAAAAAGCCAAACCTACCTGAGGGGGAATTGTCAGTAACAAGAGCTAAAATTGTATGTGAAAACTCATTATCCCAGTGTGCTACTGACATAGGTCTTGGAAAATATCTATTACTCGGAAAGGGAGAAGAACTGTCAGGGGGCAGAGAAAAGATTTCTTTGCTTTCAGATGCATTTGAGGCATTGATAGGTGCACTATACATTGACGGTGGGTTTGAAACTGCCAAATCATTTATTTACAGATATATGGATAAAATCATAAAGTCATGTATTGAAGGCAAACTGTTTTACGATTATAAGACGCAGCTGCAGGAATTGGTTCAGCAAAACGGAGAACAACAGATTACTTATAGTGTTACCGACCAATTTGGCCCTGACCATAACAAGACATTTATTACAGAAGTAAAGATAAATGGTGCTATTCAGGGGCGGGGAAAAGGACATTCTAAAAAAGAAGCTGAACAAAATGCTGCAAAGAATGCCTTAAATAATCTAAAAACAAATTAG